In a single window of the Halobaculum lipolyticum genome:
- a CDS encoding Gfo/Idh/MocA family protein, whose amino-acid sequence MSDSRFGIGLVGAGFISRDAHAPSVDYLSDVHIAGIQNRTRENAVDLAETCREHGRGDPSVYGAGELAELAHDPEVDGIWIATPNFTRTETVDTLVDAVESGATLQGIALEKPIARTLPEARHLIDRIESVDLPHAYLENWIHEPDIKDLRSLLWQRGRDAGRPYLARSQAEHGGPHSGWFWDGQKQGGGALTDMLCHSLGGNDYLLRDPEAEGQLEPVSVTADTETLKWARESYAEELQERYGVDYEEHPSEDYARVTVRYEDAAGNPVVSEATGSWCFVGSGVSRHIELLGPEYSGQVRSDDDSSSVFFSDALGDGDGWAEKQTATSGRMPIAAATVVTGGFVAENRDAIRAFSAGENATFDLFDGERILRLCMAAYKAAEDGTRVELADASLDSYTPPPAR is encoded by the coding sequence ATGAGTGACTCGCGTTTTGGAATCGGGCTCGTCGGTGCTGGCTTCATTAGTCGTGACGCGCATGCCCCCAGCGTCGACTATCTTTCCGACGTACACATCGCTGGGATCCAAAACCGGACTCGCGAGAACGCCGTCGACCTCGCAGAGACCTGTCGTGAACACGGGCGCGGCGACCCAAGTGTGTATGGAGCGGGAGAACTAGCCGAATTGGCACACGATCCGGAAGTGGACGGGATTTGGATCGCAACGCCGAATTTCACACGTACCGAGACTGTGGATACGCTCGTAGATGCGGTCGAATCGGGGGCGACATTACAGGGAATCGCGCTCGAAAAGCCGATCGCACGGACGCTCCCAGAAGCACGCCACTTGATCGACCGGATCGAATCAGTAGATCTTCCGCACGCATATTTAGAAAACTGGATCCACGAGCCGGATATCAAGGACCTCCGCTCGCTCTTGTGGCAACGTGGCCGAGACGCTGGCCGGCCGTATCTGGCCCGTTCGCAAGCTGAACACGGCGGGCCACACTCTGGATGGTTCTGGGACGGGCAAAAACAAGGCGGCGGTGCCCTCACCGACATGCTCTGTCACTCACTCGGTGGCAATGACTACCTTCTGCGTGATCCCGAAGCCGAGGGACAGCTCGAACCAGTTTCAGTCACTGCTGACACAGAGACGCTCAAGTGGGCACGAGAATCGTACGCTGAAGAGTTGCAGGAGAGATACGGCGTAGACTACGAAGAACACCCGTCGGAGGATTACGCACGGGTGACGGTCCGGTATGAGGACGCTGCTGGAAACCCGGTCGTCTCGGAGGCGACGGGCTCGTGGTGTTTTGTCGGCTCGGGAGTGAGCCGCCATATCGAACTCCTCGGCCCAGAGTATTCTGGGCAGGTCCGCTCTGATGACGACTCCTCAAGTGTGTTCTTCTCGGATGCCCTCGGCGACGGCGACGGATGGGCCGAAAAGCAAACCGCAACGAGCGGGCGCATGCCGATCGCCGCGGCGACGGTCGTCACGGGTGGATTCGTCGCTGAAAACCGTGATGCGATTCGGGCGTTTTCTGCCGGCGAGAACGCCACATTCGACCTGTTCGATGGTGAGCGTATCCTGCGACTCTGTATGGCTGCGTACAAGGCAGCAGAAGACGGGACGC
- a CDS encoding DUF4177 domain-containing protein: MPSYEYQLIEVDSDIMVAGFGGEVKPPIKQLNELGEEGWDVVAPITDKTGETQSLLLQRET, translated from the coding sequence ATGCCCTCCTACGAGTATCAGCTGATCGAGGTCGACAGCGACATCATGGTGGCCGGATTCGGTGGCGAGGTCAAGCCACCGATCAAGCAGTTGAACGAGCTTGGCGAAGAGGGGTGGGACGTCGTCGCTCCGATCACTGACAAAACGGGCGAGACGCAGAGTCTCCTCTTGCAGCGAGAGACGTAA
- a CDS encoding SOSS complex subunit B family protein, protein MERTYVSGDNDSVESNSEDSGAAEAVELRATVELETQAKIDSEAIAAVDGMGELDHPYGMTLEAQEKWEAREAEKQRTRERRKTQSAVREAGNRVCVAHGSMQRRQRFRERAASVEPAFEKEDAREALSCAELAAVNQQAARIAEGVRESGTRAAISRRLADEVCEGRSVLSASIRVLEAEQRRAGTVVPIGELEAVSRREVSIEGRVEQLWNPNHTAIAQVGLIADETSRVKVTVWKASDAPWMDEGERVRIRGAAKNWYNGRVSLAVTGDTSVHFPERGRWWDR, encoded by the coding sequence ATGGAACGTACGTACGTTAGCGGTGATAACGATTCGGTTGAATCGAACAGTGAAGACAGCGGCGCGGCCGAGGCGGTGGAGCTTCGAGCGACGGTCGAGTTGGAGACGCAAGCGAAGATCGACTCGGAGGCGATCGCGGCGGTGGACGGGATGGGCGAGTTGGACCACCCGTACGGGATGACGCTCGAAGCCCAGGAGAAGTGGGAAGCGCGTGAAGCGGAGAAGCAGCGGACGCGTGAACGGCGGAAGACGCAGTCGGCGGTTCGCGAGGCGGGGAATCGGGTGTGTGTCGCACATGGATCGATGCAGCGTCGTCAACGGTTTCGGGAGCGAGCGGCGAGCGTGGAGCCGGCGTTCGAGAAGGAGGATGCACGGGAGGCGTTGAGCTGTGCGGAGTTGGCGGCGGTGAACCAGCAGGCGGCGCGGATCGCAGAGGGTGTGCGCGAAAGCGGAACGCGGGCGGCCATCAGTCGGCGGCTGGCCGATGAGGTTTGCGAGGGACGGAGTGTGTTGAGCGCGAGTATCCGGGTGCTCGAAGCAGAACAGCGCAGGGCGGGGACGGTCGTGCCGATCGGCGAGTTGGAGGCGGTGTCGAGACGGGAGGTGAGCATCGAAGGTCGGGTCGAACAATTGTGGAATCCGAACCACACAGCAATAGCCCAAGTCGGACTCATCGCCGATGAAACGAGTCGGGTGAAGGTGACGGTGTGGAAGGCGTCGGATGCACCGTGGATGGACGAGGGTGAGCGCGTGCGGATTCGTGGGGCAGCGAAGAACTGGTACAACGGGCGCGTCTCACTCGCGGTGACCGGGGATACGTCGGTTCACTTCCCAGAGCGCGGGCGGTGGTGGGACAGGTAG
- a CDS encoding lamin tail domain-containing protein encodes MNRRLHTALVVVIVVLAGCTGGTPSGLTDQPATEATTDSPTTQPESTGPEGTMEVHFINVGQSASTLIIGPTGETMLIDTGDFRNDGEYTLSYLQENDIERIDHLVVTHNDADHIGGNAAVIEYYETEAEGIGAVYDPGIAASTQTYERYLDAVEEYDVTLFEIREGDSLSFEGVETRVLGPPDPYLDTDSRNENGVVLHLTFGQTSVLHTGDAEEMQEAYLVEEYGSSLSATVYKAGHHGSDSSSSSELLDLVSPQVAVVSSAYDSQYGHPHEEVLDRFGERSISTYWTATHGTVVFVSNDSAMTVKTQAEAPTDPRDLREGTAIEPGDTTPVEERAVISGDTVTERTSTSTETATATPMPDGGSTPGTLSLVEVHADAAGSDRENLNDEYVVFENTGDSELDLSGWTVADSADHVYTMPEGTTLAPGEQLTLRTGSGSDTETELYWGSSAPIWNNGGDTVTVTADDGSIVLQEAYE; translated from the coding sequence ATGAACAGGAGGTTGCACACTGCGCTGGTCGTCGTCATCGTCGTCCTCGCAGGGTGTACAGGGGGGACCCCGAGTGGACTCACGGATCAACCAGCTACTGAAGCGACGACTGACTCACCGACGACACAGCCCGAATCGACTGGACCCGAGGGAACGATGGAGGTCCACTTCATCAACGTCGGCCAGTCTGCGAGCACGCTCATCATCGGGCCGACAGGGGAGACGATGCTCATCGATACGGGTGACTTCCGCAACGACGGGGAGTACACCCTCTCGTACCTCCAAGAGAACGATATCGAACGGATCGACCACCTCGTCGTCACGCACAACGACGCCGACCACATCGGTGGGAACGCCGCAGTCATCGAGTACTACGAGACCGAGGCTGAGGGAATCGGCGCCGTCTACGATCCCGGAATCGCCGCGAGCACCCAGACGTACGAGCGGTACCTCGACGCAGTGGAGGAGTACGACGTCACGCTCTTCGAGATCCGCGAAGGTGACTCGCTCTCCTTCGAGGGTGTCGAGACGCGAGTGCTCGGGCCGCCCGATCCGTACCTGGATACGGACTCTCGCAACGAGAACGGCGTCGTTCTCCACCTCACGTTCGGCCAGACGAGCGTCCTCCACACGGGTGATGCCGAGGAGATGCAAGAGGCGTATCTCGTCGAGGAGTACGGGTCGTCGCTCAGTGCGACCGTGTACAAAGCCGGCCACCACGGCAGCGACAGCAGTTCCAGTAGCGAACTTCTCGACCTCGTGTCGCCACAGGTCGCGGTTGTCTCCAGTGCCTACGACTCCCAGTACGGGCATCCGCACGAGGAAGTGCTCGACCGCTTCGGCGAACGCTCGATCTCGACGTACTGGACGGCGACGCACGGGACGGTCGTGTTCGTGAGTAACGACTCGGCGATGACGGTGAAGACGCAAGCGGAGGCACCAACTGACCCGCGCGACCTCCGCGAGGGAACGGCTATCGAGCCGGGGGATACGACTCCCGTCGAGGAGCGGGCGGTGATCTCCGGAGACACTGTCACCGAGCGTACGAGCACGTCGACGGAGACGGCGACCGCGACGCCGATGCCGGATGGTGGCTCTACACCGGGCACACTCTCGCTGGTGGAGGTCCACGCCGATGCCGCAGGCTCGGACAGAGAGAACCTCAACGACGAGTACGTCGTGTTCGAGAACACCGGCGACAGTGAGCTCGACCTCTCAGGGTGGACCGTCGCAGACAGTGCCGATCACGTCTACACGATGCCCGAGGGAACGACGCTCGCGCCCGGCGAGCAGCTCACGCTTCGGACGGGAAGTGGGAGCGACACCGAGACAGAACTGTACTGGGGGTCGTCGGCTCCGATCTGGAACAACGGCGGCGATACAGTCACAGTCACGGCTGACGATGGGTCAATCGTGCTTCAGGAGGCGTACGAGTGA
- a CDS encoding DUF3006 domain-containing protein → MDGSDALADGEYTAVIDRFEDDLAVLEVETEDGLRQLVVERDELPEDARHADAVVEVTTESGVLVEAVYDEAASRERSEEAQSRFDRLSRRLGSDEDADDS, encoded by the coding sequence ATGGACGGATCCGACGCCCTCGCTGACGGGGAGTACACGGCGGTCATCGACCGCTTCGAGGACGACCTCGCTGTACTAGAAGTCGAAACCGAAGATGGACTCCGCCAGTTGGTCGTCGAACGCGACGAGCTGCCCGAGGATGCCCGACACGCGGATGCAGTGGTTGAGGTGACGACGGAGTCGGGTGTGCTCGTCGAGGCAGTCTACGACGAAGCAGCGAGCAGAGAGCGCAGTGAGGAGGCGCAAAGCAGGTTCGATCGGCTTTCGCGGCGGCTCGGTTCAGACGAAGACGCAGACGATTCGTAG
- a CDS encoding restriction endonuclease has translation MAVLDDLSGFEFEDLMEDVFRNLGYENVHQASKTADEGRDVLMEEVVDGTRRGVVVECKHTGSVGRPVVQKLHSAVATYDFAGPKRGIVVTTGRFSKPAREYVERLQANGDPHPIELIDGTDLREIADEIGLDLYNGRIEILCDETLRPYDPSASVAAPVEEAFRDIDNLDTETLPEPHSQVSFRPVVTITADTNAVFETSVGVIHRINDRTQFVAHADRGHPSVAEESVASLVAQNLHTTVDVGDERIRSTFDEVDDHRFGQTQTEYKEWAVNRLREHHTTTVTYTGDNNVTYNKECEPNLSDISVQSIEPVYLPEVRHTTHLEEYTYPYEYYAAGPSRVTTDDQIHGCVHCDTDGHDGSYTYCANCGAIACPSHTKTERLEQDPICTGCAVTERFALKTKYFYDEENLAAFREEYDEMALHQKAMENTWLVGGGAVATVLTIVAMLVVAGVI, from the coding sequence ATGGCAGTTCTAGACGATCTCTCCGGATTCGAATTCGAGGATCTCATGGAGGACGTGTTCCGGAATCTCGGCTACGAAAACGTCCACCAAGCGTCGAAAACTGCCGACGAAGGGCGAGACGTCCTCATGGAAGAGGTCGTCGACGGGACACGCCGCGGCGTCGTCGTCGAGTGCAAGCACACCGGGTCAGTGGGTCGACCTGTCGTCCAGAAACTCCACTCGGCGGTCGCGACGTACGACTTCGCAGGCCCGAAGCGTGGAATCGTCGTCACGACCGGGCGGTTCTCGAAGCCAGCACGAGAGTATGTTGAGCGACTGCAAGCGAACGGCGACCCACATCCCATCGAGCTGATCGACGGAACCGATCTCAGGGAGATCGCCGACGAGATCGGGCTCGATCTCTACAACGGTCGTATCGAGATCCTGTGTGATGAGACGCTCCGCCCGTACGACCCGTCTGCATCGGTCGCGGCACCCGTCGAAGAGGCGTTCAGAGATATCGACAACCTGGACACAGAGACGCTCCCCGAGCCCCACTCTCAGGTCTCCTTTCGGCCAGTGGTCACCATCACTGCCGACACGAACGCGGTCTTCGAGACCTCCGTCGGTGTGATCCACCGGATCAACGACCGCACCCAGTTCGTCGCACACGCCGACCGCGGGCACCCGTCGGTCGCCGAAGAGTCGGTCGCGAGCCTCGTCGCACAGAACCTCCACACGACCGTCGACGTCGGCGACGAACGAATCCGAAGCACCTTCGACGAGGTCGACGACCACCGCTTCGGGCAGACACAAACCGAGTACAAAGAGTGGGCCGTCAATCGCCTTCGCGAGCATCACACAACGACGGTGACCTACACCGGCGACAACAACGTCACGTACAACAAAGAGTGCGAGCCGAATCTCTCGGATATCTCGGTGCAGTCGATCGAGCCTGTGTACCTTCCAGAGGTTCGCCACACGACCCACCTCGAGGAGTACACCTACCCGTACGAGTACTACGCCGCGGGTCCCTCGCGAGTCACCACCGACGATCAGATTCACGGCTGTGTCCACTGCGACACCGACGGTCACGACGGGTCGTACACGTACTGCGCCAACTGTGGCGCGATCGCGTGTCCGAGCCACACGAAGACCGAACGGCTCGAACAAGATCCAATCTGTACGGGTTGTGCGGTCACCGAGCGGTTCGCGTTGAAGACGAAGTACTTCTACGACGAAGAGAACCTCGCAGCGTTTCGTGAGGAGTACGACGAGATGGCACTCCACCAGAAGGCCATGGAGAACACGTGGCTCGTTGGTGGTGGGGCTGTTGCGACCGTGCTCACGATCGTTGCGATGCTGGTAGTTGCTGGCGTGATCTAA